The proteins below come from a single Columba livia isolate bColLiv1 breed racing homer chromosome 28, bColLiv1.pat.W.v2, whole genome shotgun sequence genomic window:
- the UBAP2L gene encoding ubiquitin-associated protein 2-like isoform X6 yields MMTSVGTTRARGSWEQTQTQSQTQHKQRPQATAEQIRLAQMISDHNDADFEEKVKQLIDITGKNQDECVIALHDCNGDVNRAINVLLEGNPDTHSWEMVGKKKSVSGQKESGQTEPSEESKENRERERDFSRRRGGPPRRGRGTSRGREFRGQENGLDGGKSGGSSGRGTERGRRGRGRGRGGSGRRGGRFSAQGMGTFNPADYAEPAGADESYGNSTNNTWNNSGSFEPDDGTRLDFIGGEGANYPRKFDTAPGAWRAATEEWGTEDWNEDLSETKIFTASNVSSVPLPAENVTITAGQRIDLAVLLGKTPSSTESESLNLESAQAPSLAQPLVFSNSKQSAIAQPGSGNSFAHHSMVSMLGKGFGDVGEAKGSSTTGSQFLEQFKTAQALAQLAAQHGQPAGSGSTAAWDMAATTQTSSLVQYDLKNPTDSSVHSPFAKRQAFTSTSTMIEVFMQEKPPVVTAPAAAPAPSSSPLPSKANPGPQMSPGSSDNQSSSPQPAQQKLKQQKKKASLTSKIPALAVEMPGSADISGLNLQFGALQFGSEPVLAEYESTPATSAAASQSQSSLYTSTASESSSTISSNQSQESGYQSGTIQTATFTSQNSAQGPLYEQRATQTRRYPNSISSSPQKDLTQAKNGFSSVQPTPLQTTQAVEGATGPAVKSDSPSAPSIAPLSDGVSASSLLTTASQHSTALGGLSHAEELPSTTSAQLSSTLPTQQNSLSSSTSSGRTSTSTLLHTSVESESSLHSSASTFSTSSSTVAAAPPVVSVSSSLSSVSSLGLSLGSNSTVTASTRSSVATTSGKAPPNLPPGVPPLLPNPYIMAPGLLHAYPPQVYGYDDLQVLQTRFPLDYYSIPFPTPTTPLTGRDGSLSSNPYSGDLTKFGRGDASSPAPATTLAQPQQSQTQTHHTTQQTFLNPALPPGYSYTSLPYYTGVPGLPSTFQYGPAVFPVAPTSSKQHGVNVSVNASATPFQQPSGYGSHGYSTGVSVTSSNTGVPDISGSVYSKTQQSFEKQGFHTGTPAASFNLPSALGSGGPINPATAAAYPPTPFMHILTPHQQPHSQILHHHLQQDGQSGSGQRSQGSSIPQKSQPNKSAYNSYSWGTN; encoded by the exons ATGATGACATCGGTGGGCACGACCCGCGCCCGGGGGAGCTGGGAGCAGACGCAGACACAGAGCCAGACGCAGCACAAGCAGCGGCCGCAG GCCACCGCGGAACAGATTCGACTTGCACAGATGATTTCGGACCACAACGACGCCGACTTTGAGGAGAAGGTGAAACAG CTGATCGACATCACGGGCAAGAACCAGGACGAGTGCGTGATCGCTCTGCACGACTGCAACGGCGACGTGAACAGAGCCATCAACGTGCTGCTGGAGGGCAACCCCGACACG CATTCCTGGGAGATGGTCGGGAAGAAGAAAAGCGTCTCTGGGCAGAAGGAGAGCGGGCAAACGGAGCCCAGCGAAGAGAGCAAAGAGAAccgggagcgggagcgggatTTCAgccggcggcgcggcgggccACCCAGGCGGGGACGCGGCACCAGCCGCGGCAGAGAGT TTCGGGGCCAGGAGAACGGACTGGATGGCGGTAAGAGCGGAGGCTCGTCTGGACGAGGCACAGAAAGAGGGAGACGGGGCCGCGGCCGAGGCCGAG GTGGTTCTGGAAGGCGAGGGGGAAGGTTTTCTGCCCAAGGCATGGG AACTTTCAACCCTGCCGACTACGCCGAGCCGGCCGGCGCGGACGAGAGCTACGGGAACAGCACCAACAACACGTGGAACAACAGCGGCAGCTTCGAGCCCGACGACGGCACCA gaCTTGATTTCATTGGGGGTGAGGGGGCAAATTATCCCCGAAAATTTGACACTGCTCCTG GTGCGTGGAGGGCGGCGACGGAAGAATGGGGCACGGAGGACTGGAATGAAGAC CTGTCGGAGACGAAGATCTTCACGGCCTCCAACGTGTCTTCGGTGCCTCTGCCCGCCGAGAACGTGACAATCACAGCCGGACAGAG AATCGACCTGGCGGTCTTGCTGGGGAAGACGCCGTCGTCTACGGAGAGCGAGTCGCTGAACCTGGAGTCGGCCCAGGCGCCTTCCCTGGCCCAGCCGCTGGTGTTCAGCAACTCCAAGCAGAGCGCCATCGCCCAGCCCGGCTCCGGCAACTCCTTCGCTCACCACAGCATG GTGAGCATGCTGGGGAAAGGCTTTGGCGACGTCGGCGAGGCCAAGGGCAGCAGCACCACCGGTTCGCAGTTCCTGGAGCAGTTCAAGACGGCGCAGGCGCTGGCGCAGCTGGCGGCTCAGCACGGCCAGCCGGCCGGCAGCGGCTCCACCGCGGCCTGGGACATGGCGGCCACCACGCAGACCTCGTCCCTCGTGCAGTACG ATCTCAAGAACCCGACGGACTCCTCGGTGCACAGTCCCTTCGCCAAGCGTCAGGCCTTCACGTCAACCTCCACCATGATCGAAGTGTTCATGCAGGAGAAGCCGCCCGTGGTGACGGCACCGGCGGCCGCGCCGGCGCCCTCGTCCTCGCCGCTGCCCAGCAAAGCCAATCCCGGTCCCCAGATGTCCCCAGGCTCCTCGGACAACCAGTCCTCCAGTCCCCAGCCGGCCCAGCAGAAGCTGaagcagcaaaagaagaaagcgTCGTTAACATCGAAG ATTCCTGCCCTGGCGGTGGAAATGCCTGGCTCGGCGGATATCTCAGGGCTCAACCTGCAGTTCGGAGCGTTGCAGTTTGGTTCGGAGCCCGTTCTGGCCGAGTACGAGTCGACGCCCGCCACGAGCGCGGCCGCCAGCCAGTCTCAAAGCAGCCTGTACACCAGCACGGCCAG CGAATCTTCCTCCACGATTTCGTCCAATCAGAGCCAGGAGTCTGGTTACCAGAGCGGCACAATACAGACAGCAACGTTTACCTCCCAGAACAGCGCTCAGGGACCACTGTACGAACAGAGAGCCACCCAGACGCGGCGATACCCAAATTCCATCTCCTCCTCGCCCCAGAAGGATCTGACCCAGGCCAAG aATGGTTTCAGTTCCGTACAACCCACGCCGTTACAAACCACGCAGGCCGTTGAAG GTGCTACGGGCCCCGCCGTCAAATCCGACTCCCCCTCCGCCCCCAGCATCGCCCCTCTGAGCGACGGGGTGTCCGCCTCGTCCCTGCTGACCACCGCCAGCCAGCACTCGACGGCGCTGGGCGGGCTGAGCCACGCCGAGGAGCTCCCCAGTACCACCAGTGCCCAGCTCAGCAG TACGTTACCCACCCAGCAGAACAGTCTGTCCTCATCCACATCCTCCGGGCGAACGTCGACTTCGACTCTCCTG cacaCGAGCGTGGAGAGCGAATCCAGCCTCCATTCCTCCGCCAGCACTTTCTCCACGTCCTCCAGCACCGTGGCGGCCGCGCCGCCGGTCGTGAGCGTCTCCTCCAGCCTCAGCAGCGTCTCCAGCCTGGGCCTCAGCCTCGGCAGCAACTCCACGGTGACGGCCTCGACTCGCAGCTCCGTCGCGACAACATCAG gaaaagcGCCTCCCAATCTCCCCCCTGGAGTCCCGCCGCTGTTGCCTAACCCCTACATCATGGCTCCGGGGTTGCTCCACGCCTACCCG CCACAGGTGTATGGATACGATGACTTGCAAGTGCTCCAGACGAGATTCCCGTTG GATTATTACAGCATCCCGTTCCCTACGCCCACCACCCCGCTGACTGGAAGAGACGGCAGCCTGAGCAGCAACCCGTACTCTG GTGATTTAACAAAATTTGGCCGAGGCGAcgcctcctccccagctccGGCGACGACTTTGGCGCAGCCTCAGCAGAGCCAGACCCAGACTCACCACACCACGCAGCAGACGTTCCTGAACCCCGCGCTGCCTCCCGGCTACAGTTACACCAGCCTGCCGTACTACACAGGGGTACCGGGGCTCCCCAGCACCTTCCAGTACGGGCCCGCCGTGTTCCCT GTCGCTCCTACCTCTTCCAAGCAGCACGGTGTGAATGTCAGCGTCAACGCATCAGCCACCCCGTTCCAGCAGCCCAGCGGCTACGGCTCGCACGGGTACAGCACCG GTGTGTCCGTGACGTCCAGTAACACCGGAGTGCCGGACATCTCGGGCTCTGTCTACTCCAAAACTCAG CAATCCTTCGAGAAGCAGGGATTTCACACTGGAACCCCGGCGGCCTCCTTCAACCTGCCGTCGGCGCTGGGCAGCGGGGGGCCCATCAACCCGGCCACGGCGGCGGCGTATCCCCCCACCCCCTTCATGCACATCCTCACCCCGCATCAGCAGCCCCACTCCCAGATCCTCCACCACCACCTGCAGCAGGACGGGCAG AGCGGCTCCGGGCAGCGCAGCCAAGGCAGCTCCATCCCCCAGAAATCCCAGCCCAACAAATCCGCCTACAACAGCTACAGCTGGGGCACCAACTGA
- the UBAP2L gene encoding ubiquitin-associated protein 2-like isoform X5, with protein sequence MMTSVGTTRARGSWEQTQTQSQTQHKQRPQATAEQIRLAQMISDHNDADFEEKVKQLIDITGKNQDECVIALHDCNGDVNRAINVLLEGNPDTHSWEMVGKKKSVSGQKESGQTEPSEESKENRERERDFSRRRGGPPRRGRGTSRGREFRGQENGLDGGKSGGSSGRGTERGRRGRGRGRGGSGRRGGRFSAQGMGTFNPADYAEPAGADESYGNSTNNTWNNSGSFEPDDGTRLDFIGGEGANYPRKFDTAPGMIHPGAWRAATEEWGTEDWNEDLSETKIFTASNVSSVPLPAENVTITAGQRIDLAVLLGKTPSSTESESLNLESAQAPSLAQPLVFSNSKQSAIAQPGSGNSFAHHSMVSMLGKGFGDVGEAKGSSTTGSQFLEQFKTAQALAQLAAQHGQPAGSGSTAAWDMAATTQTSSLVQYDLKNPTDSSVHSPFAKRQAFTSTSTMIEVFMQEKPPVVTAPAAAPAPSSSPLPSKANPGPQMSPGSSDNQSSSPQPAQQKLKQQKKKASLTSKIPALAVEMPGSADISGLNLQFGALQFGSEPVLAEYESTPATSAAASQSQSSLYTSTASESSSTISSNQSQESGYQSGTIQTATFTSQNSAQGPLYEQRATQTRRYPNSISSSPQKDLTQAKNGFSSVQPTPLQTTQAVEGATGPAVKSDSPSAPSIAPLSDGVSASSLLTTASQHSTALGGLSHAEELPSTTSAQLSSTLPTQQNSLSSSTSSGRTSTSTLLHTSVESESSLHSSASTFSTSSSTVAAAPPVVSVSSSLSSVSSLGLSLGSNSTVTASTRSSVATTSGKAPPNLPPGVPPLLPNPYIMAPGLLHAYPPQVYGYDDLQVLQTRFPLDYYSIPFPTPTTPLTGRDGSLSSNPYSGDLTKFGRGDASSPAPATTLAQPQQSQTQTHHTTQQTFLNPALPPGYSYTSLPYYTGVPGLPSTFQYGPAVFPVAPTSSKQHGVNVSVNASATPFQQPSGYGSHGYSTGVSVTSSNTGVPDISGSVYSKTQQSFEKQGFHTGTPAASFNLPSALGSGGPINPATAAAYPPTPFMHILTPHQQPHSQILHHHLQQDGQSGSGQRSQGSSIPQKSQPNKSAYNSYSWGTN encoded by the exons ATGATGACATCGGTGGGCACGACCCGCGCCCGGGGGAGCTGGGAGCAGACGCAGACACAGAGCCAGACGCAGCACAAGCAGCGGCCGCAG GCCACCGCGGAACAGATTCGACTTGCACAGATGATTTCGGACCACAACGACGCCGACTTTGAGGAGAAGGTGAAACAG CTGATCGACATCACGGGCAAGAACCAGGACGAGTGCGTGATCGCTCTGCACGACTGCAACGGCGACGTGAACAGAGCCATCAACGTGCTGCTGGAGGGCAACCCCGACACG CATTCCTGGGAGATGGTCGGGAAGAAGAAAAGCGTCTCTGGGCAGAAGGAGAGCGGGCAAACGGAGCCCAGCGAAGAGAGCAAAGAGAAccgggagcgggagcgggatTTCAgccggcggcgcggcgggccACCCAGGCGGGGACGCGGCACCAGCCGCGGCAGAGAGT TTCGGGGCCAGGAGAACGGACTGGATGGCGGTAAGAGCGGAGGCTCGTCTGGACGAGGCACAGAAAGAGGGAGACGGGGCCGCGGCCGAGGCCGAG GTGGTTCTGGAAGGCGAGGGGGAAGGTTTTCTGCCCAAGGCATGGG AACTTTCAACCCTGCCGACTACGCCGAGCCGGCCGGCGCGGACGAGAGCTACGGGAACAGCACCAACAACACGTGGAACAACAGCGGCAGCTTCGAGCCCGACGACGGCACCA gaCTTGATTTCATTGGGGGTGAGGGGGCAAATTATCCCCGAAAATTTGACACTGCTCCTGGTATGATACATCCAG GTGCGTGGAGGGCGGCGACGGAAGAATGGGGCACGGAGGACTGGAATGAAGAC CTGTCGGAGACGAAGATCTTCACGGCCTCCAACGTGTCTTCGGTGCCTCTGCCCGCCGAGAACGTGACAATCACAGCCGGACAGAG AATCGACCTGGCGGTCTTGCTGGGGAAGACGCCGTCGTCTACGGAGAGCGAGTCGCTGAACCTGGAGTCGGCCCAGGCGCCTTCCCTGGCCCAGCCGCTGGTGTTCAGCAACTCCAAGCAGAGCGCCATCGCCCAGCCCGGCTCCGGCAACTCCTTCGCTCACCACAGCATG GTGAGCATGCTGGGGAAAGGCTTTGGCGACGTCGGCGAGGCCAAGGGCAGCAGCACCACCGGTTCGCAGTTCCTGGAGCAGTTCAAGACGGCGCAGGCGCTGGCGCAGCTGGCGGCTCAGCACGGCCAGCCGGCCGGCAGCGGCTCCACCGCGGCCTGGGACATGGCGGCCACCACGCAGACCTCGTCCCTCGTGCAGTACG ATCTCAAGAACCCGACGGACTCCTCGGTGCACAGTCCCTTCGCCAAGCGTCAGGCCTTCACGTCAACCTCCACCATGATCGAAGTGTTCATGCAGGAGAAGCCGCCCGTGGTGACGGCACCGGCGGCCGCGCCGGCGCCCTCGTCCTCGCCGCTGCCCAGCAAAGCCAATCCCGGTCCCCAGATGTCCCCAGGCTCCTCGGACAACCAGTCCTCCAGTCCCCAGCCGGCCCAGCAGAAGCTGaagcagcaaaagaagaaagcgTCGTTAACATCGAAG ATTCCTGCCCTGGCGGTGGAAATGCCTGGCTCGGCGGATATCTCAGGGCTCAACCTGCAGTTCGGAGCGTTGCAGTTTGGTTCGGAGCCCGTTCTGGCCGAGTACGAGTCGACGCCCGCCACGAGCGCGGCCGCCAGCCAGTCTCAAAGCAGCCTGTACACCAGCACGGCCAG CGAATCTTCCTCCACGATTTCGTCCAATCAGAGCCAGGAGTCTGGTTACCAGAGCGGCACAATACAGACAGCAACGTTTACCTCCCAGAACAGCGCTCAGGGACCACTGTACGAACAGAGAGCCACCCAGACGCGGCGATACCCAAATTCCATCTCCTCCTCGCCCCAGAAGGATCTGACCCAGGCCAAG aATGGTTTCAGTTCCGTACAACCCACGCCGTTACAAACCACGCAGGCCGTTGAAG GTGCTACGGGCCCCGCCGTCAAATCCGACTCCCCCTCCGCCCCCAGCATCGCCCCTCTGAGCGACGGGGTGTCCGCCTCGTCCCTGCTGACCACCGCCAGCCAGCACTCGACGGCGCTGGGCGGGCTGAGCCACGCCGAGGAGCTCCCCAGTACCACCAGTGCCCAGCTCAGCAG TACGTTACCCACCCAGCAGAACAGTCTGTCCTCATCCACATCCTCCGGGCGAACGTCGACTTCGACTCTCCTG cacaCGAGCGTGGAGAGCGAATCCAGCCTCCATTCCTCCGCCAGCACTTTCTCCACGTCCTCCAGCACCGTGGCGGCCGCGCCGCCGGTCGTGAGCGTCTCCTCCAGCCTCAGCAGCGTCTCCAGCCTGGGCCTCAGCCTCGGCAGCAACTCCACGGTGACGGCCTCGACTCGCAGCTCCGTCGCGACAACATCAG gaaaagcGCCTCCCAATCTCCCCCCTGGAGTCCCGCCGCTGTTGCCTAACCCCTACATCATGGCTCCGGGGTTGCTCCACGCCTACCCG CCACAGGTGTATGGATACGATGACTTGCAAGTGCTCCAGACGAGATTCCCGTTG GATTATTACAGCATCCCGTTCCCTACGCCCACCACCCCGCTGACTGGAAGAGACGGCAGCCTGAGCAGCAACCCGTACTCTG GTGATTTAACAAAATTTGGCCGAGGCGAcgcctcctccccagctccGGCGACGACTTTGGCGCAGCCTCAGCAGAGCCAGACCCAGACTCACCACACCACGCAGCAGACGTTCCTGAACCCCGCGCTGCCTCCCGGCTACAGTTACACCAGCCTGCCGTACTACACAGGGGTACCGGGGCTCCCCAGCACCTTCCAGTACGGGCCCGCCGTGTTCCCT GTCGCTCCTACCTCTTCCAAGCAGCACGGTGTGAATGTCAGCGTCAACGCATCAGCCACCCCGTTCCAGCAGCCCAGCGGCTACGGCTCGCACGGGTACAGCACCG GTGTGTCCGTGACGTCCAGTAACACCGGAGTGCCGGACATCTCGGGCTCTGTCTACTCCAAAACTCAG CAATCCTTCGAGAAGCAGGGATTTCACACTGGAACCCCGGCGGCCTCCTTCAACCTGCCGTCGGCGCTGGGCAGCGGGGGGCCCATCAACCCGGCCACGGCGGCGGCGTATCCCCCCACCCCCTTCATGCACATCCTCACCCCGCATCAGCAGCCCCACTCCCAGATCCTCCACCACCACCTGCAGCAGGACGGGCAG AGCGGCTCCGGGCAGCGCAGCCAAGGCAGCTCCATCCCCCAGAAATCCCAGCCCAACAAATCCGCCTACAACAGCTACAGCTGGGGCACCAACTGA
- the UBAP2L gene encoding ubiquitin-associated protein 2-like isoform X3, with product MMTSVGTTRARGSWEQTQTQSQTQHKQRPQATAEQIRLAQMISDHNDADFEEKVKQLIDITGKNQDECVIALHDCNGDVNRAINVLLEGNPDTHSWEMVGKKKSVSGQKESGQTEPSEESKENRERERDFSRRRGGPPRRGRGTSRGREFRGQENGLDGGKSGGSSGRGTERGRRGRGRGRGGSGRRGGRFSAQGMGTFNPADYAEPAGADESYGNSTNNTWNNSGSFEPDDGTRLDFIGGEGANYPRKFDTAPGAWRAATEEWGTEDWNEDLSETKIFTASNVSSVPLPAENVTITAGQRIDLAVLLGKTPSSTESESLNLESAQAPSLAQPLVFSNSKQSAIAQPGSGNSFAHHSMVSMLGKGFGDVGEAKGSSTTGSQFLEQFKTAQALAQLAAQHGQPAGSGSTAAWDMAATTQTSSLVQYDLKNPTDSSVHSPFAKRQAFTSTSTMIEVFMQEKPPVVTAPAAAPAPSSSPLPSKANPGPQMSPGSSDNQSSSPQPAQQKLKQQKKKASLTSKIPALAVEMPGSADISGLNLQFGALQFGSEPVLAEYESTPATSAAASQSQSSLYTSTASESSSTISSNQSQESGYQSGTIQTATFTSQNSAQGPLYEQRATQTRRYPNSISSSPQKDLTQAKNGFSSVQPTPLQTTQAVEGATGPAVKSDSPSAPSIAPLSDGVSASSLLTTASQHSTALGGLSHAEELPSTTSAQLSSTLPTQQNSLSSSTSSGRTSTSTLLHTSVESESSLHSSASTFSTSSSTVAAAPPVVSVSSSLSSVSSLGLSLGSNSTVTASTRSSVATTSGKAPPNLPPGVPPLLPNPYIMAPGLLHAYPPQVYGYDDLQVLQTRFPLDYYSIPFPTPTTPLTGRDGSLSSNPYSGDLTKFGRGDASSPAPATTLAQPQQSQTQTHHTTQQTFLNPALPPGYSYTSLPYYTGVPGLPSTFQYGPAVFPVAPTSSKQHGVNVSVNASATPFQQPSGYGSHGYSTGVSVTSSNTGVPDISGSVYSKTQQSFEKQGFHTGTPAASFNLPSALGSGGPINPATAAAYPPTPFMHILTPHQQPHSQILHHHLQQDGQLPYLQMILCCQRQQEDQSGSGQRSQGSSIPQKSQPNKSAYNSYSWGTN from the exons ATGATGACATCGGTGGGCACGACCCGCGCCCGGGGGAGCTGGGAGCAGACGCAGACACAGAGCCAGACGCAGCACAAGCAGCGGCCGCAG GCCACCGCGGAACAGATTCGACTTGCACAGATGATTTCGGACCACAACGACGCCGACTTTGAGGAGAAGGTGAAACAG CTGATCGACATCACGGGCAAGAACCAGGACGAGTGCGTGATCGCTCTGCACGACTGCAACGGCGACGTGAACAGAGCCATCAACGTGCTGCTGGAGGGCAACCCCGACACG CATTCCTGGGAGATGGTCGGGAAGAAGAAAAGCGTCTCTGGGCAGAAGGAGAGCGGGCAAACGGAGCCCAGCGAAGAGAGCAAAGAGAAccgggagcgggagcgggatTTCAgccggcggcgcggcgggccACCCAGGCGGGGACGCGGCACCAGCCGCGGCAGAGAGT TTCGGGGCCAGGAGAACGGACTGGATGGCGGTAAGAGCGGAGGCTCGTCTGGACGAGGCACAGAAAGAGGGAGACGGGGCCGCGGCCGAGGCCGAG GTGGTTCTGGAAGGCGAGGGGGAAGGTTTTCTGCCCAAGGCATGGG AACTTTCAACCCTGCCGACTACGCCGAGCCGGCCGGCGCGGACGAGAGCTACGGGAACAGCACCAACAACACGTGGAACAACAGCGGCAGCTTCGAGCCCGACGACGGCACCA gaCTTGATTTCATTGGGGGTGAGGGGGCAAATTATCCCCGAAAATTTGACACTGCTCCTG GTGCGTGGAGGGCGGCGACGGAAGAATGGGGCACGGAGGACTGGAATGAAGAC CTGTCGGAGACGAAGATCTTCACGGCCTCCAACGTGTCTTCGGTGCCTCTGCCCGCCGAGAACGTGACAATCACAGCCGGACAGAG AATCGACCTGGCGGTCTTGCTGGGGAAGACGCCGTCGTCTACGGAGAGCGAGTCGCTGAACCTGGAGTCGGCCCAGGCGCCTTCCCTGGCCCAGCCGCTGGTGTTCAGCAACTCCAAGCAGAGCGCCATCGCCCAGCCCGGCTCCGGCAACTCCTTCGCTCACCACAGCATG GTGAGCATGCTGGGGAAAGGCTTTGGCGACGTCGGCGAGGCCAAGGGCAGCAGCACCACCGGTTCGCAGTTCCTGGAGCAGTTCAAGACGGCGCAGGCGCTGGCGCAGCTGGCGGCTCAGCACGGCCAGCCGGCCGGCAGCGGCTCCACCGCGGCCTGGGACATGGCGGCCACCACGCAGACCTCGTCCCTCGTGCAGTACG ATCTCAAGAACCCGACGGACTCCTCGGTGCACAGTCCCTTCGCCAAGCGTCAGGCCTTCACGTCAACCTCCACCATGATCGAAGTGTTCATGCAGGAGAAGCCGCCCGTGGTGACGGCACCGGCGGCCGCGCCGGCGCCCTCGTCCTCGCCGCTGCCCAGCAAAGCCAATCCCGGTCCCCAGATGTCCCCAGGCTCCTCGGACAACCAGTCCTCCAGTCCCCAGCCGGCCCAGCAGAAGCTGaagcagcaaaagaagaaagcgTCGTTAACATCGAAG ATTCCTGCCCTGGCGGTGGAAATGCCTGGCTCGGCGGATATCTCAGGGCTCAACCTGCAGTTCGGAGCGTTGCAGTTTGGTTCGGAGCCCGTTCTGGCCGAGTACGAGTCGACGCCCGCCACGAGCGCGGCCGCCAGCCAGTCTCAAAGCAGCCTGTACACCAGCACGGCCAG CGAATCTTCCTCCACGATTTCGTCCAATCAGAGCCAGGAGTCTGGTTACCAGAGCGGCACAATACAGACAGCAACGTTTACCTCCCAGAACAGCGCTCAGGGACCACTGTACGAACAGAGAGCCACCCAGACGCGGCGATACCCAAATTCCATCTCCTCCTCGCCCCAGAAGGATCTGACCCAGGCCAAG aATGGTTTCAGTTCCGTACAACCCACGCCGTTACAAACCACGCAGGCCGTTGAAG GTGCTACGGGCCCCGCCGTCAAATCCGACTCCCCCTCCGCCCCCAGCATCGCCCCTCTGAGCGACGGGGTGTCCGCCTCGTCCCTGCTGACCACCGCCAGCCAGCACTCGACGGCGCTGGGCGGGCTGAGCCACGCCGAGGAGCTCCCCAGTACCACCAGTGCCCAGCTCAGCAG TACGTTACCCACCCAGCAGAACAGTCTGTCCTCATCCACATCCTCCGGGCGAACGTCGACTTCGACTCTCCTG cacaCGAGCGTGGAGAGCGAATCCAGCCTCCATTCCTCCGCCAGCACTTTCTCCACGTCCTCCAGCACCGTGGCGGCCGCGCCGCCGGTCGTGAGCGTCTCCTCCAGCCTCAGCAGCGTCTCCAGCCTGGGCCTCAGCCTCGGCAGCAACTCCACGGTGACGGCCTCGACTCGCAGCTCCGTCGCGACAACATCAG gaaaagcGCCTCCCAATCTCCCCCCTGGAGTCCCGCCGCTGTTGCCTAACCCCTACATCATGGCTCCGGGGTTGCTCCACGCCTACCCG CCACAGGTGTATGGATACGATGACTTGCAAGTGCTCCAGACGAGATTCCCGTTG GATTATTACAGCATCCCGTTCCCTACGCCCACCACCCCGCTGACTGGAAGAGACGGCAGCCTGAGCAGCAACCCGTACTCTG GTGATTTAACAAAATTTGGCCGAGGCGAcgcctcctccccagctccGGCGACGACTTTGGCGCAGCCTCAGCAGAGCCAGACCCAGACTCACCACACCACGCAGCAGACGTTCCTGAACCCCGCGCTGCCTCCCGGCTACAGTTACACCAGCCTGCCGTACTACACAGGGGTACCGGGGCTCCCCAGCACCTTCCAGTACGGGCCCGCCGTGTTCCCT GTCGCTCCTACCTCTTCCAAGCAGCACGGTGTGAATGTCAGCGTCAACGCATCAGCCACCCCGTTCCAGCAGCCCAGCGGCTACGGCTCGCACGGGTACAGCACCG GTGTGTCCGTGACGTCCAGTAACACCGGAGTGCCGGACATCTCGGGCTCTGTCTACTCCAAAACTCAG CAATCCTTCGAGAAGCAGGGATTTCACACTGGAACCCCGGCGGCCTCCTTCAACCTGCCGTCGGCGCTGGGCAGCGGGGGGCCCATCAACCCGGCCACGGCGGCGGCGTATCCCCCCACCCCCTTCATGCACATCCTCACCCCGCATCAGCAGCCCCACTCCCAGATCCTCCACCACCACCTGCAGCAGGACGGGCAG CTTCCATATTTGCAGATGATACTGTGCTGCCAACGCCAGCAGGAAGACCAG AGCGGCTCCGGGCAGCGCAGCCAAGGCAGCTCCATCCCCCAGAAATCCCAGCCCAACAAATCCGCCTACAACAGCTACAGCTGGGGCACCAACTGA